One Streptomyces lincolnensis genomic region harbors:
- a CDS encoding GAF domain-containing sensor histidine kinase produces MSAAPSSGVPSPSPALDLPARPAARVPRLLEAMRSVGSGLELHSTLERICETAAALTGARYAALGVVAEDGDGLDDFVFRGVGTATARRIGRLPDGRKGLLGALIRDPEPVRLADLGEDPRVCGFPEHHPPMRGFLGVPIRVQGEIFGNLYLTEKRGGASFDDEDLDMVRVLATEAGIAIGNARLYEAAQQRERWIDGSVAVTTALLSGGDADDALQVVAEQTRRLSGSAAGIVLLPADEGGLEIVAVSADRPSNALGRVIGPENEIVAELLDGRAVFVEDAAADPRLATGPAGHYGPIMMLPLQSDGRVLGGLVTPRARGERPFTEAERALAVQFASQAALALKMAEAQRDRERLAVFEDRDRIARDLHDLVIQRLFSTGMMLESAQRRSLVPEVRDGVAKAVDALDVTIQEIRTAIFALQQEPSETPAGLRTRVLREITTAAVPLGFTPSYRFVGPVDSVVGDATGKNLIAALREALSNAFRHAGALRIDVVVDATVTLPDGRPGVRLTVADDGVGIPEGGRRSGLRNLRRRAESLGGDSRHGPGIGKDGGGTTVVWQAPH; encoded by the coding sequence ATGTCTGCCGCCCCGTCCTCCGGAGTCCCCTCGCCCTCCCCTGCCCTGGACCTGCCGGCCCGGCCGGCGGCGCGGGTGCCACGGCTGCTGGAGGCGATGCGGTCCGTCGGCAGCGGTCTGGAGCTGCACTCCACGCTGGAACGCATCTGTGAGACGGCCGCGGCCCTGACCGGTGCCCGCTACGCGGCCCTCGGTGTGGTCGCCGAGGACGGGGACGGTCTCGACGACTTCGTCTTCCGCGGGGTCGGCACGGCGACCGCGCGGCGGATCGGACGGCTGCCCGACGGACGCAAGGGTCTGCTGGGGGCGCTGATCCGTGACCCGGAGCCGGTCCGGCTCGCGGACCTCGGCGAGGACCCGCGCGTGTGCGGTTTCCCCGAGCACCATCCGCCGATGCGCGGCTTCCTCGGCGTTCCCATCCGCGTCCAAGGCGAGATCTTCGGGAACCTGTACCTGACGGAGAAGCGCGGTGGCGCGTCCTTCGACGACGAGGACCTCGACATGGTGCGGGTGCTGGCCACGGAAGCCGGTATCGCCATCGGAAACGCCCGGCTGTACGAGGCGGCCCAGCAGCGCGAACGCTGGATCGACGGGTCGGTGGCCGTCACGACCGCCCTGTTGTCCGGCGGCGACGCCGACGACGCCCTCCAGGTGGTGGCCGAGCAGACGCGCCGGCTGTCCGGTTCTGCCGCCGGGATCGTGCTGCTGCCCGCCGACGAGGGCGGTCTGGAGATCGTCGCCGTGTCCGCGGACCGGCCCTCGAACGCGCTCGGCAGGGTGATCGGCCCCGAGAACGAGATCGTCGCCGAACTCCTGGACGGTCGGGCCGTGTTCGTCGAGGACGCGGCCGCCGACCCGCGCCTGGCCACCGGTCCCGCGGGACACTACGGCCCGATCATGATGCTGCCCCTGCAGAGCGACGGCCGGGTCCTGGGCGGTCTCGTCACGCCCCGCGCACGCGGGGAGCGGCCGTTCACGGAGGCGGAGCGGGCCCTTGCGGTCCAGTTCGCCTCGCAGGCCGCGCTCGCGCTGAAGATGGCCGAGGCACAGCGCGACCGCGAGCGGCTGGCGGTGTTCGAGGACCGCGACCGTATCGCCCGCGACCTGCACGACCTCGTCATCCAACGGCTGTTCAGCACCGGGATGATGCTGGAGAGCGCACAGCGCCGGTCGCTCGTGCCCGAGGTGCGCGACGGTGTGGCCAAGGCCGTCGACGCACTGGACGTCACCATCCAGGAGATCCGCACCGCGATCTTCGCGCTCCAGCAGGAGCCCTCCGAGACCCCGGCGGGACTGCGCACGCGCGTGCTGCGCGAGATCACCACGGCCGCCGTGCCGCTCGGCTTCACGCCCTCGTACCGCTTCGTCGGCCCGGTCGACAGCGTCGTCGGAGACGCCACCGGCAAGAACCTCATCGCTGCCCTGCGCGAGGCGCTCTCCAACGCCTTCCGGCACGCCGGGGCCCTGCGGATCGACGTCGTCGTGGATGCGACCGTGACGCTGCCGGACGGACGGCCCGGAGTGCGGCTGACCGTCGCGGACGACGGTGTCGGCATCCCCGAGGGCGGCCGGCGCAGCGGACTGCGGAACCTCCGGCGGCGCGCGGAGTCCCTCGGCGGAGACAGCCGCCACGGCCCCGGCATCGGGAAGGACGGCGGCGGTACGACGGTGGTGTGGCAGGCACCGCACTGA
- the cydD gene encoding thiol reductant ABC exporter subunit CydD, which translates to MFHVKPIDPRLLRYARATRLFMGAVVGLGVVGAVLVIAQAMLIAEVVVGAFQHGMSVTELRTPLLLLVAVAAGRGLVSWLTELAAHRASASVKSELRGRLLERAVALGPGWLSGQRTGSLVALATRGVDALDDYFSRYLPQLGLAVVVPVAVLARIVTEDWVSAAIIVGTLPLIPIFMVLIGWATQSRMDRQWQLLSRLSGHFLDVVAGLPTLKVFGRAKAQAESIRRITGEYRRATMRTLRIAFISSFALELLSTLSVALVAVTIGMRLVHGEMDLYIGLVILVLAPEAYLPLRQVGAQYHAAAEGLAAAEEIFAVLETPVPASGTAAVATGAVAFDGVTVRYPGRSGDALADVSFAVEPGETVALVGPSGAGKSTLLNVLLGFVRPAEGRVLVGGVDLADADLEQWRSRIAWVPQRPHLFAGTIAENVRLARPDADDLDVRRALGDAGALEFVDALPEGVGTVLGEDGAGLSAGQRQRLALARAFLADRPVLLLDEPTAALDGATEAEIVAAVRRLAVGRTVLLVVHRPALLEVADRVVRLEVADRVVRLEEPAVSPAQPETGGTAAEARPIETEAGPAPVPTAHATSTIETAKPVAGARGVLVRVRAMSGPRRGQLALALLLGSLALGSAVGLMATSGWLISRASQQPPVLYLMVAVTATRAFGIGRAVFRYAERLVSHDAVLRMLAETRVAVYWRLERLAPAGLRRARRGDLLSRLVTDVDALQDYWLRWLLPAGAAVAVSAASVGFTAWLLPEAGAVLAVGLLAAGAGVPMLTGAVARRSERRLAPARGVLATRVTDLLTGTAELTVAGALSGRTAEARRADGTLTRIASRAATATALGDGLTALFSGLTVAATALVGAQAVAAGRLGGIAMAVVVLTPLAAFEAVLGLPLAVQYRQRVRRSAERVYEVLDAPEPVREPERPRQAPASPFPVVVRGLDARHAGQDRDALTGLDLTLEKGRRVAVVGPSGSGKTTLAQTLLRFLDADSGSYTLGGVDANALDGDDVRRLVGLCAQDAHLFDSSVRENLLLARKDATEDELCDALARARLLDWAEGLPDGLDTLVGEHGARLSGGQRQRLALARALLADFPVLVLDEPAEHLDLPTADALTADLLAATEGRTTLLITHRLAGLAAVDEVIVLDRGRVVQRGTYAELAAVEGPLRGMAEREEAADLLVGVR; encoded by the coding sequence ATGTTTCACGTGAAACCAATCGATCCGCGTCTTCTTCGATACGCCCGCGCCACCCGTCTCTTCATGGGGGCCGTCGTCGGTCTGGGTGTCGTCGGCGCCGTGCTGGTCATCGCGCAGGCGATGCTCATAGCCGAAGTCGTGGTGGGCGCCTTCCAGCACGGCATGTCCGTCACCGAACTCCGCACCCCCTTGCTGCTGTTGGTGGCTGTGGCCGCCGGCCGGGGGCTCGTCTCCTGGCTCACCGAACTCGCCGCCCACCGGGCGAGCGCCTCGGTGAAGTCGGAGCTGCGGGGGCGGCTGCTGGAGCGTGCCGTCGCGCTGGGTCCCGGGTGGCTGAGCGGGCAGCGGACCGGATCGCTGGTCGCCCTGGCCACGCGGGGAGTCGACGCCCTCGACGACTACTTCTCGCGCTATCTGCCGCAGTTGGGGCTCGCGGTGGTCGTGCCGGTGGCGGTGCTGGCGCGGATCGTGACCGAGGACTGGGTCTCGGCGGCCATCATCGTCGGCACCCTGCCGCTCATCCCGATCTTCATGGTGCTGATCGGCTGGGCCACGCAGTCCCGGATGGACCGTCAATGGCAGCTGCTGTCCCGGCTGTCGGGGCACTTCCTGGATGTGGTCGCGGGTCTGCCGACCCTGAAGGTGTTCGGCCGGGCCAAGGCGCAGGCCGAGTCGATCCGGCGCATCACCGGCGAGTACCGGCGGGCGACCATGCGGACGCTGCGGATCGCCTTCATCTCCTCCTTCGCGCTGGAACTGCTGTCGACGCTGTCGGTGGCGCTGGTCGCCGTCACGATCGGCATGCGGCTCGTCCACGGCGAGATGGACCTGTACATCGGTCTGGTCATCCTGGTGCTGGCACCCGAGGCGTATCTGCCGTTGCGCCAGGTCGGGGCGCAGTACCACGCGGCGGCGGAGGGCCTGGCAGCCGCCGAGGAGATCTTCGCGGTGCTGGAGACGCCGGTGCCGGCCTCGGGCACCGCTGCCGTGGCGACGGGCGCCGTGGCCTTCGACGGGGTCACCGTCCGGTACCCCGGCCGGTCCGGGGACGCTCTCGCGGATGTGTCCTTCGCCGTGGAACCCGGGGAGACGGTCGCGCTCGTCGGGCCGAGCGGCGCGGGAAAGTCGACGCTGCTGAACGTCCTGCTGGGGTTCGTGCGGCCCGCCGAGGGCCGGGTCCTGGTCGGGGGAGTCGATCTCGCCGACGCGGACCTGGAGCAGTGGAGGTCGCGGATCGCCTGGGTGCCGCAACGGCCGCACCTGTTCGCCGGGACGATCGCCGAGAACGTGCGGCTCGCCCGGCCCGACGCCGACGACCTCGACGTGCGGCGGGCGTTGGGTGACGCGGGTGCGCTGGAGTTCGTGGACGCGCTGCCCGAGGGTGTCGGCACGGTGCTCGGCGAGGACGGGGCCGGTCTGTCCGCGGGGCAGCGGCAGCGGCTCGCGCTGGCCCGGGCGTTCCTCGCCGATCGGCCGGTGCTGTTGCTCGACGAGCCGACGGCGGCCCTCGACGGGGCGACCGAGGCGGAGATCGTGGCGGCGGTACGGCGGCTGGCGGTGGGACGGACCGTGCTGCTGGTGGTGCACCGGCCGGCGCTGCTGGAGGTGGCGGACCGGGTGGTGCGGCTGGAAGTCGCGGACCGGGTGGTGCGGCTGGAGGAACCGGCCGTCTCCCCCGCCCAACCGGAGACCGGGGGCACGGCGGCCGAGGCGCGTCCGATCGAGACGGAGGCCGGTCCCGCTCCCGTGCCGACCGCGCACGCGACGAGCACCATCGAGACGGCGAAGCCCGTGGCGGGCGCCCGAGGCGTTCTCGTGCGCGTCCGTGCCATGTCCGGGCCCCGACGCGGACAGCTCGCCCTCGCCCTGCTGCTCGGCAGCCTCGCGCTCGGCAGTGCCGTCGGTCTCATGGCCACCTCCGGGTGGCTCATCTCGCGGGCCTCGCAGCAGCCGCCCGTGCTGTATCTGATGGTGGCCGTCACGGCGACGCGCGCCTTCGGCATCGGCCGGGCCGTCTTCCGGTACGCGGAACGGCTCGTGTCGCACGACGCGGTGCTGCGGATGCTGGCCGAGACCCGGGTCGCCGTCTACTGGCGCCTGGAGCGGCTGGCGCCCGCCGGACTGCGGCGCGCCCGCCGCGGCGATCTGCTCTCCCGGCTCGTCACCGACGTGGACGCCCTTCAGGACTACTGGCTGCGCTGGCTGCTGCCCGCCGGTGCCGCCGTGGCCGTGTCCGCCGCGTCCGTGGGCTTCACCGCCTGGCTGCTTCCGGAGGCCGGGGCGGTCCTCGCCGTCGGGCTGCTCGCGGCCGGTGCCGGTGTTCCCATGCTCACCGGTGCGGTGGCCCGGCGCTCCGAGCGCAGGCTGGCCCCCGCTCGGGGCGTGCTGGCGACACGGGTGACCGATCTGCTCACCGGGACCGCTGAGTTGACCGTCGCCGGCGCCCTGTCCGGACGTACCGCCGAGGCGCGGCGGGCCGACGGGACGCTCACCCGGATCGCCTCGCGTGCCGCCACCGCCACCGCGCTCGGCGACGGGCTCACCGCGCTGTTCTCCGGTCTGACCGTCGCCGCGACCGCGCTCGTCGGCGCCCAGGCGGTGGCCGCCGGACGGCTGGGTGGTATCGCCATGGCCGTCGTCGTTCTCACTCCGCTGGCCGCCTTCGAGGCCGTTCTCGGTCTGCCGCTCGCGGTTCAGTACCGGCAGCGGGTGCGCCGTAGCGCGGAGCGGGTGTACGAGGTTCTGGACGCGCCCGAGCCCGTGCGGGAACCGGAGCGGCCCCGGCAGGCGCCCGCGTCGCCCTTCCCGGTGGTGGTCAGGGGCCTGGACGCCCGTCATGCCGGGCAGGACCGCGACGCGCTCACCGGACTCGATCTGACTCTGGAGAAGGGCCGCAGGGTCGCCGTGGTCGGACCGTCCGGATCCGGCAAGACGACGCTCGCCCAGACGCTGCTGCGCTTCCTGGACGCGGACTCCGGCTCGTACACGCTGGGCGGTGTGGACGCGAACGCGCTGGACGGCGACGACGTACGACGGCTCGTCGGGCTGTGTGCGCAGGACGCGCACCTCTTCGACAGCTCGGTGCGCGAGAACCTGCTGCTCGCCCGGAAGGACGCGACCGAGGACGAGCTGTGTGACGCGCTCGCACGGGCCCGGCTGCTGGACTGGGCCGAGGGTCTGCCCGACGGCCTGGACACGCTCGTCGGCGAGCACGGAGCACGCTTGTCGGGGGGACAGCGGCAGCGGCTGGCGCTGGCCCGGGCGTTGCTGGCCGACTTCCCCGTCCTCGTGCTCGACGAGCCCGCCGAGCACCTGGACCTGCCGACGGCCGACGCGCTGACCGCCGATCTGCTGGCCGCCACCGAGGGCCGTACGACCCTGCTCATCACCCACCGGCTGGCCGGCCTGGCGGCGGTGGACGAGGTGATCGTGCTGGACCGGGGACGGGTGGTGCAGCGCGGGACGTATGCCGAGCTGGCGGCTGTGGAAGGGCCGTTGCGGGGGATGGCGGAGCGGGAGGAGGCGGCGGATCTGCTGGTCGGGGTGCGGTGA
- the cydB gene encoding cytochrome d ubiquinol oxidase subunit II: MELHDVWFVLIAVLWTGYFFLEGFDFGVGVLTKLLARNRPEKRVLINTIGPVWDGNEVWLLSAGGATFAAFPEWYATLFSGFYLPLLLILVCLIVRGVAFEYRVKRPEDKWQRNWENAIFWTSLIPAFMWGVAFGNIVHGVKIDKNFEYVGTVGDLLNPYALLGGLVTLTLFTFHGTVFTALKTVGEIRERARKLALGVGLAAAVLASLFLLWTQVDSGDGKSLVALVVAVASLVAALIANQAGREGWSFALSGLTIVAAVAMLFLTLFPNVMPSSLNADWSLTVSNASSSPYTLKIMTWCAVIATPIVMLYQGWTYWVFRKRIGTQHLAADAAH, from the coding sequence ATGGAACTTCACGACGTCTGGTTCGTACTCATCGCGGTCCTGTGGACCGGCTACTTCTTCCTGGAGGGCTTCGACTTCGGAGTCGGCGTCCTGACCAAGCTGCTGGCCCGCAACCGGCCCGAGAAGCGGGTGCTGATCAACACCATCGGTCCCGTCTGGGACGGCAACGAGGTCTGGCTCCTCTCGGCCGGCGGTGCGACCTTCGCCGCCTTCCCCGAGTGGTACGCCACCCTCTTCTCGGGGTTCTATCTGCCCCTGCTGCTCATTCTGGTCTGTCTGATCGTCCGGGGTGTCGCCTTCGAGTACCGGGTGAAGCGGCCCGAGGACAAGTGGCAGCGCAACTGGGAGAACGCGATCTTCTGGACCTCGCTGATCCCGGCGTTCATGTGGGGTGTGGCCTTCGGCAACATCGTGCACGGCGTGAAGATCGACAAGAACTTCGAGTACGTCGGTACGGTCGGGGACCTGCTCAACCCGTACGCGCTCCTCGGCGGACTGGTGACGCTGACGCTGTTCACCTTCCACGGCACGGTGTTCACGGCGCTCAAGACCGTGGGGGAGATCCGGGAGCGGGCGCGGAAGCTGGCGCTGGGCGTCGGTCTCGCCGCGGCCGTGCTGGCGTCGCTCTTCCTGCTGTGGACCCAGGTGGACAGCGGTGACGGCAAGAGCCTGGTCGCGCTCGTCGTGGCGGTAGCCTCGCTGGTCGCGGCGCTCATCGCCAACCAGGCCGGGCGTGAGGGCTGGTCGTTCGCCCTGTCCGGCCTCACCATCGTGGCCGCCGTGGCGATGCTCTTCCTGACGCTCTTCCCGAACGTCATGCCGTCCTCGCTCAACGCGGACTGGAGCCTCACGGTCAGCAACGCCTCGTCGAGCCCCTACACCCTGAAGATCATGACCTGGTGCGCGGTGATCGCCACGCCGATCGTCATGCTCTACCAGGGTTGGACCTACTGGGTCTTCCGCAAGCGGATCGGCACACAGCACCTCGCCGCCGACGCCGCGCACTGA
- a CDS encoding cytochrome ubiquinol oxidase subunit I: MDLALAPETLARWQFGITTVYHFLFVPLTISLAALTAGLQTAWVRTEKEKYLRATKFWGKLFLINIAMGVVTGIVQEFQFGMNWSDYSRFVGDVFGAPLAFEALIAFFFESTFIGLWIFGWDKLPKKIHLACIWMVSIGTILSAYFILAANSWMQHPVGYRINEAKGRAELTDFWLVLTQNTALAQAFHTLSAAFLTGGAFMVGVSAFHLLRKKHISDMKTSLRLGLVTVVIGGMLTAISGDTLGKIMYQQQPMKMAAAEALWDGEKPAPFSIFAVGDVDKGHNKVAIEIPGLLSFLAKDDFTSYVPGINDVNKAEQEKFGPGDYRPNIPVAYWGFRWMIGFGMTSFAIGMLGLWLTRKKFLLPQQLRVGDDEVPHLVLLPRAKKALGPKLTKWYWRIAVLTMGFPLIANSWGWIFTEMGRQPWVVYGVLQTRDAVSPGVSQGEIITSMIVFTSLYAILAVIEVKLLAKYIKAGPPELTEADLNPPTKIGGDLRDADKPMAFSY, translated from the coding sequence GTGGACCTGGCTTTGGCGCCGGAGACCCTGGCGCGCTGGCAGTTCGGCATCACGACCGTCTACCACTTTCTCTTCGTTCCCCTGACGATCTCGCTGGCGGCTCTCACGGCCGGCCTCCAGACCGCATGGGTGCGCACGGAGAAGGAGAAGTACCTCAGGGCCACCAAGTTCTGGGGCAAGCTCTTCCTGATCAACATCGCGATGGGAGTGGTCACCGGCATCGTGCAGGAGTTCCAGTTCGGCATGAACTGGTCCGACTACTCGCGCTTCGTCGGCGACGTGTTCGGTGCCCCGCTCGCGTTCGAGGCCCTGATCGCCTTCTTCTTCGAGTCCACCTTCATCGGGCTGTGGATCTTCGGCTGGGACAAGCTGCCCAAGAAGATCCATCTGGCCTGCATCTGGATGGTCTCGATCGGCACGATCCTGTCGGCGTACTTCATCCTCGCGGCCAACTCGTGGATGCAGCACCCCGTCGGCTACCGGATCAACGAGGCGAAGGGGCGGGCCGAACTCACCGACTTCTGGCTGGTACTGACCCAGAACACCGCGCTGGCCCAGGCCTTCCACACCCTCTCCGCCGCGTTCCTCACCGGCGGCGCCTTCATGGTCGGCGTCTCCGCGTTCCACCTGCTGCGCAAGAAGCACATCAGTGACATGAAGACCTCGCTGCGGCTCGGTCTGGTCACCGTCGTCATCGGCGGCATGCTCACCGCGATCAGCGGTGACACCCTCGGCAAGATCATGTACCAGCAGCAGCCGATGAAGATGGCCGCCGCCGAGGCACTGTGGGACGGCGAGAAGCCGGCGCCCTTCTCGATCTTCGCCGTCGGTGACGTCGACAAGGGCCACAACAAGGTCGCCATCGAGATCCCGGGCCTGCTGTCCTTCCTCGCCAAGGACGACTTCACCTCGTACGTCCCCGGCATCAACGACGTCAACAAGGCCGAGCAGGAGAAGTTCGGGCCCGGCGACTACCGGCCCAACATCCCCGTCGCCTACTGGGGCTTCCGCTGGATGATCGGCTTCGGCATGACGTCCTTCGCGATCGGCATGCTCGGACTCTGGCTGACCCGTAAGAAGTTCCTGCTCCCGCAGCAGCTGCGGGTCGGCGACGACGAGGTGCCGCATCTGGTGCTGCTTCCCAGGGCCAAGAAGGCCCTCGGTCCGAAGCTGACCAAGTGGTACTGGCGCATCGCCGTCCTGACCATGGGCTTCCCGCTGATCGCCAACTCCTGGGGCTGGATCTTCACCGAGATGGGCCGCCAGCCCTGGGTCGTCTACGGCGTCCTCCAGACCCGCGACGCGGTCTCCCCCGGTGTCTCCCAGGGCGAGATCATCACCTCGATGATCGTCTTCACCAGCCTGTACGCCATCCTCGCCGTCATCGAGGTCAAGCTGCTGGCGAAGTACATCAAGGCGGGCCCGCCCGAGCTCACCGAGGCCGACCTCAACCCGCCCACGAAGATCGGCGGCGACCTCCGTGACGCCGACAAGCCGATGGCCTTCTCGTACTAG
- the hisC gene encoding histidinol-phosphate transaminase — MSETSPKLRAELEGIPTYKPGRPAAAGGPVAYKLSSNENPYPPLPGVMESVTAAVSSFNRYPDMACTGLMNELSERFGVPLTHLATGTGSVGVAQQLVQSTAGPGDEVIYAWRSFEAYPIITRVSGATAVQVPLTSGDVHDLDAMADAITERTRLIFVCNPNNPTGTVVRRAELERFLDRVPADVLVVLDEAYREFIRDAEVPDGVTLYRDRPNVCVLRTFSKAYGLAGLRVGFAIAHEPVAAALRKTAVPFGVSQLAQEAAIASLRAEDELLGRVGSLVCERIRVVDGLRAQGWTVPETQANFVWLRLGERTVDFAAACEQAGVVIRPFPGEGVRVTVGECEANDIFLKAAEGFRKEL, encoded by the coding sequence GTGAGCGAGACGAGCCCCAAGCTGCGCGCCGAGCTGGAGGGTATCCCCACCTACAAGCCGGGCAGGCCCGCCGCGGCAGGTGGCCCCGTGGCCTACAAGCTGTCCTCCAACGAGAACCCGTATCCGCCCCTGCCCGGCGTGATGGAGAGCGTGACGGCGGCCGTCTCCTCGTTCAACCGCTACCCGGACATGGCGTGCACGGGCCTGATGAACGAGCTGTCCGAGCGCTTCGGTGTGCCGCTCACCCATCTGGCCACCGGCACCGGCTCGGTTGGTGTCGCCCAGCAGTTGGTGCAGTCGACGGCCGGCCCCGGCGACGAGGTGATCTACGCCTGGCGGTCCTTCGAGGCGTACCCGATCATCACGCGCGTCAGCGGTGCCACGGCGGTGCAGGTACCGCTGACCTCGGGCGATGTGCACGACCTCGATGCGATGGCCGACGCGATCACCGAGCGGACCCGGCTGATCTTCGTCTGCAACCCCAACAACCCGACGGGCACGGTCGTGCGGCGGGCCGAGCTGGAACGGTTCCTCGACCGGGTGCCCGCCGATGTGCTGGTGGTGCTGGACGAGGCGTACCGCGAGTTCATTCGCGACGCCGAGGTGCCGGACGGCGTGACGCTGTACCGGGACCGGCCCAACGTCTGTGTGCTGCGCACCTTCTCCAAGGCGTATGGCCTGGCCGGGCTGCGGGTCGGCTTCGCGATCGCCCACGAGCCGGTGGCGGCGGCACTGCGCAAGACGGCCGTGCCCTTCGGTGTGAGCCAACTCGCACAGGAGGCGGCCATCGCCTCGCTGCGCGCCGAGGACGAACTGCTCGGCCGTGTCGGCTCGCTGGTCTGTGAGCGCATCCGGGTGGTCGACGGGCTGCGCGCCCAGGGCTGGACGGTGCCGGAGACCCAGGCCAACTTCGTGTGGCTGCGGTTGGGGGAGCGCACAGTGGACTTCGCGGCGGCGTGCGAGCAGGCCGGTGTGGTGATCCGCCCGTTCCCGGGTGAGGGCGTGCGCGTCACGGTCGGCGAGTGTGAGGCTAACGACATCTTCCTGAAGGCGGCCGAGGGCTTCCGTAAGGAGCTGTAG
- a CDS encoding LacI family DNA-binding transcriptional regulator, whose translation MTAAGKHQVSRAETSRRGSRPGRAGIRDVAAAAGVSITTVSDALNGKGRLPDATRRHVREVADRLGYRPSAAARTLRTGKSGLIGLTVTTYGDEPFTFTEFAYFAEMARAATSAALARGYALVILPATSRHDVWSNVALDGTVVIDPSDQDPVVSELVRQGLPVVSDGRPAGTLPVTAWVDNDHEAAVLGILDHLADAGARRIGLLTGTTTDTYTHLSTTAYLRWCERVGQDPVYEAYPAHDPCAGAVAADRLLARPDRPDAVYGLFDPNGTDLLAAARRYGLRVPDDLLLVCCSESTVYASTEPPITTLSLKPRRIGTAVVQLLIDAIEGVESDRPVEQVIPTELIVRTSSQRRPPRTTVSPPRSPEEK comes from the coding sequence ATGACAGCAGCAGGGAAGCACCAGGTGAGCCGCGCGGAAACCTCACGTCGAGGCAGCCGGCCGGGGCGGGCAGGAATCAGAGACGTGGCCGCCGCCGCCGGAGTCTCCATCACGACCGTCTCCGATGCCCTCAACGGCAAGGGCCGGCTCCCGGACGCCACCCGACGCCATGTCCGCGAGGTCGCCGACCGGCTGGGCTATCGCCCGTCGGCCGCCGCCCGAACCCTCCGTACCGGCAAGTCCGGACTGATCGGTCTGACCGTGACGACGTACGGGGATGAACCTTTCACCTTCACCGAATTCGCCTACTTCGCCGAGATGGCGCGAGCCGCCACCTCCGCCGCGCTCGCCCGCGGCTACGCCCTCGTCATCCTCCCCGCGACCTCGCGCCACGACGTCTGGTCGAACGTCGCCCTCGACGGCACGGTCGTCATCGACCCGTCCGACCAGGACCCGGTCGTCAGTGAACTGGTCCGGCAGGGCTTACCGGTCGTCTCCGACGGCCGCCCGGCCGGCACACTGCCGGTCACCGCCTGGGTCGACAACGACCACGAGGCCGCCGTCCTCGGCATCCTCGACCACCTGGCCGACGCCGGCGCCCGCCGCATCGGTCTGCTCACCGGAACCACCACGGACACCTACACCCACCTCTCGACCACCGCATATCTGCGCTGGTGCGAGCGCGTGGGCCAGGATCCGGTCTACGAGGCCTACCCGGCGCACGATCCGTGCGCGGGCGCCGTCGCCGCCGACCGGCTGCTCGCCCGGCCCGACCGGCCGGACGCGGTCTACGGCCTGTTCGACCCGAACGGCACCGACCTGCTCGCCGCCGCCCGGCGCTACGGACTGCGCGTACCGGACGACCTGCTTCTGGTCTGTTGCAGCGAATCCACCGTGTACGCCAGCACCGAGCCGCCCATCACCACCCTCTCCCTGAAGCCGCGCCGCATCGGCACCGCGGTGGTCCAGCTCCTCATCGACGCCATCGAGGGGGTCGAATCGGACCGGCCGGTCGAGCAGGTGATACCGACGGAGCTGATCGTGCGTACCTCGTCCCAGCGACGTCCACCGCGCACGACGGTCAGCCCACCTCGGTCGCCCGAGGAGAAGTAG